The region AGATGAGGGAGCCGTCCAGGTGGGACTCCATGTCGTCCTTGAGCGCTGGGCACGGAGGCAGCATGAGGCCCTCCTCCGCCTTCGCCTCTtcgtcctcctcctcgtcctcctcgtCCTTGCCCTCTGGCCTCATGGGACCCGGGGAGGGTGGTTTCCAGAAGACGGGGACCCCATTCCCAAACATGGGAGTTTTCGGATCGTAGGATCCCCTGTCTCCGATGCCGCCGCCTCCGGGGCTCTTCCTTCTCCTCACCCTCAGCAGGATGAAGGCCAAGGACCCCCCAGCCAGAAGCAGCAGCACCAGCAGCGTcccccccaccgccccccacACCAGGAGACCCGCGTCTCGGGAGGAGGCCTGGGGGGTGtctgaggagagagaaggagggggggaggggggagagagagagagggggacaccAGGTCAAGAAAGCCATCCGGGGCGAGGGGAGGTGGGGAGACCCAAGACGCGAGGGTTACGTGGGGGTTAGGGGGTGACTGACTGGAGGGGGGACGAGGAATATCTGCACCCCTGGCTCCGGCGGGCACCTGGCAGGCGGGGCTGCCACCTGGCGCTCTGGGGACACGACTCAGGCCCGCAGTGACCCTCAAAGACTGAAGCCGTTGGCCAGGGGCGTGGTGAAGCGCTCGCTGGCGCCCGGGCCCGGCTCTGATTCCGGGGTGCAAAAGAGAACTGCAACCGCCAGCCGACACCCAGAGTCCCCGGGGACACAGCCACAGAGAGCTCCTCTACTTGGCAGACTCCCACACCCGGCCACCCCGCTCACCAGCGGGGACCCAGCTGACCCAGCTGCCTGTGTTGGCAGCCACCTCCAGCGCGAGCTGGGGCCTCACGGACTCTGAGGTCAGGTCCCCGCTGATTCTGAGCGTGGGGCCGGGTGACTCCACAGCTCTTGGCCGTCTGAGGGGGGCAGGGCCCTAACAGTTCCTACGTCGGGGGCGGGGGGGCACCATGTGGCAGTGGCCCTGTCTCCCTGGGCTAGGGGCCCCAGCATGTCAAAGCCACCTCCTGGCTTCCTCGGGGCATCCTGCAGTGGCCGAGCAGGGCACTGGGGGAGGGACAGCTGAGGCGGAAATGGAGtcagggggtgggtgggggacgaggaggaaaggaaaggagggaggaggaagggggctcTGGCACCCACACCAAGGGCAGAGACAGTTGCCAGCGGGTCCTCTCACGTACCCCTTCCCACCCCCGTGTGTCGGCCCGAGGGAGACGGGGGCTTCGTTTACACAGACCCCCCTGTGCCCCTGCACACAGGGGGGCTGGGGTCCTGGCGCCCGAGGCTTCTGTCTGTTCTTGgtggtttcttttatttatttattatttttggttttgagatagggtcccgCTCtgctgcccagcctggcctgcctcagtctcccaagtagctgggactctAGGTGCCACCATTGTGCTCACCACAGTGCCACGGAACTTGaggctttcaatttttttggggggtgtctgtgtgtgtggtgctgggaggaacccagggcctggtgcatgccaggccagcaggccactgctgagctccaccccagccctagGATGGTGTTTGCCAACAAGGGGTCATGATCTAGTAGGCTGGCAAATCAGGTTAGTGACCTGCATTCcgcgttaaaaaaaaaaagtaggtccaGGTGCCGTGGGGCATGTGTACATTTCtaggagactgagatgggaggattgcaaattcaaggccagctggggCAACTTTAATgagtttataaaaaataaaaaggcctggggaagCTGCGcacagctagggaggctgaggcaggaggatcacgagttccaagtcagcctcagcaaaagcgaggcactaagcaactcagtgagaccctgtctctaaatgaaacacaaaatagggctggggatgggctcagtgggcgagtgcctccgagctcaatccctggtacccccctgcaaaaaaaaaaaaaaagaaaagaaaagaaaaaccgaGGTGTGGGGTGGTGgcggtagggatgtggctcagtggctgagcactcgcccagcatgcACATGACCCTGGGTTTCAGCCCTTCAATGAAACAACACAAAATCTGTACTGAACACTGGCCAGACCTTTCTTGCCATGATGCCCTCAATGACAGCGTAATCCTACCTACGAAGCTTGGACACGTCTTACAAGTTATCTCAGGATGATTTCAAGGGCACATGAGGCTGTGCGCAGGCCCGGTGCGAACATCAGGCCACTTCATATACCACCTGGCCATCCTCAGGGCTCCAGGAACCAGTCCCCACAGATGCCACTGTACCTGCACCTACATGCTGAGCTGGGGCGTGAAGCACGACTCTACTGGGACTGATGGTCAGCAGCACCTGCCCACGGTCCTCGCTGCAGCTGGAGTGTCTGCTGTCTCTGGGGTGGAGCTCTGGCGCTCTGGAGCCCAGGGCCAAGTCTGCTCATGTGTCTGTTGGTCAAAGGTGCTGAGCCTCCCTAGAGACATCTGTCCCGTGGTGGCAGAGTGTGAGGACCTGTGTTTGTGCTGGTGTGAACCGAGTCTGGCAGTGCATCTGACTTGAGTCCGTGTGTGTCTGGGAGACACCcccacttttttaatttttgcattactggggattgaacccagaggtactgtaccactgagctacatccccagccctttttagtttttaaattttgagtcagggtctcattcaGTTGTTAAGGCTGccttccaacttgtgatcctcctgcctcagtctcttgaagtgctgggatgacaggtgtgggaCTGTTTTTTGAGCAACATGACCAAGAGCCCCGAGTGTCTTCCTGGGTGTGTGGGTGAATGTGTGTTGGTGCACTCCTCATCTGCTACTGGATTTCTAAGGTGCTGAGTGTGTCCCCGTTTCTGCTGGCAGCCATCTCTGGGAGCTTGTCCTTATGAGGAGGTTAACTATCATGGGTCTGTGACTGCCCTTGGGGGAATGAAGAAGCGCCCAGTGTTCCTCCTGACGATGATCCGTGTGGGCAGGGTGTCCCCGTGTATGGCAGACTCTTCCTAAGTGAGCCTGTGCCTCCTGAGGGTGGGCAGGGATATCTGTTTGTAGGGCGTTTCTCAGGGTAGAGGTGCTGGGTATGTTCCAGCTTGGTTTCCTCTAGACATGCCTCAGGGATGGCACCTTTGATGTCACCACTGTAGCCCCAACATCAACGAGAACTCCTGGCAAACAGGcgactcagcaaatatttgccaGAGGATGACCTATTATATGAGAATCTCTAGtgggacacagtggcacatgcctgtggtcccagttactcgggaggctgaggatggcaagttcaagaccagcctcaacaacttagtgagaccctgtctcaaaataaaagataaaaagggcagggggtgtggctcagtgataaaatacccctgggttcaatccccagtaccccctcccccaaaaaagaagggctggggctggggctcagtggcagagcgcctgcctcacacatgtgaggccctgggttcgatccttagcaccacataaaaaataaataaataaaggtattatgtccatctacaactaaaaagaaaatattttcaaaaattaaaaaaattttaaaataaataaatgaataaaagactcTTCATAACTGAGTTTCTGGATGGTTTTAGGGAGCAGGCGCCTCCCAGGACGTCGGGGTGTCTTCGGGGCACCCACGTCTGAGGTTTTTGCATGTGGACTGCTGTCCTGTGGTGTGTGTCTCCTTCCAGGTATGATGGTGTGCTGTCCCTCGGGGTCTGTCGCGTGGGACAGTGATCCTAAGGCAGCGCGGCCCACCTCCCAGGCCAGCGTCTGGACTCTCTGCACAGGCAGGTGGGGGTCTGTCTCTGGCTGTGTCTGCCACAGGGACAGGCCGTGCCTGGGAGCAGGTCCCTCTACCTTTGGTTGTGTTTCTAGGGGGCTCTGCTGCCCTGTTAGGGCCACATTCCCGAAATGAGTGTGTGCACAGGCAAGCTGCGGGGACAGTCACCCATGAGGTGCTTCTAAGAGTGGCTCTTTCTAGGCATGTGCAACGTCTCAAGGGCTCTGACCAGTGTCACTAGCCTTATTCAGTGTGTCTTGGCTGGTGCCACTGCTCTCTCCAGAGTGTCTTGGTGACAATAGGTCTGGTGTGTGGGTGACACCCAGGCTGGTGTCTGTCTGGATTTCTCCTCTTCCCTGACCCAGAACTTCCAGCCACAGTGTCCCCTGTGTGCAGACCCTGCTGGCCATGCTCCTGACGGGAGGTACTCTGTTCTCGGCTGTGGGTGCCCATGTGGCTGTCTCCAGGCATGTGACAGTCCTGCCTGTCCCAAGTGTGTGGCCAGACCGTGATGATGTGGCCCTGTCTCTATCCCGGGCCCCGGCTCCTGCTTCTCCCTTCTGGCCTGCGTCTGGGGCCTGTCTGCGTTCCTAGTGGCGCAGCGGCCCTGGGTTTCTGTTTCTGGCCTCACTGTGTCAGGGCTGTGCCTTCCCGAGCTGGCCTGGAGTAGCTTCCCGCAAGGCCCTGCCCAGGCCTCCACCTCCTCAAGCTGTTCACACCCCTGTGGCACCTCAAGGCCCACAGGGCAGCGCCCACAGGTCAGCGAGCCGGGTATGTACCCTATCCTGCCCAGGGCAGCAGCACAGCCTCACCCCAAAGTGGCCCCAAACCTGGGAAAAACGACAGAAGCAGACGGGGGTCTTCACACTCAGCCCCGAGACCCACTTACCTCGGACTAAGACGAGCTGCTCGGCGCGGCCTGTGCCCACAGCGTTGGTGACAGTGCAGATGAAGGTGGTATTGACCAGTCGGTCCACTGAGTGGACCAGCAGCTGGGGGCCCTGGACGACAGCTGAGGCTGGGAAGGTGCCCGAAATCCTGGGGGTGGAAGGTCAGGTAAGGGGCGCGGCAGGGTCCACTGGGAGCACAGGCCTGTCCTGAAGACCCAGGTTCCAGTGATCGGGCTTAACCCGGGACCCCGACTGCgcagcctcctccctcaggccCAGGTTCTGGGTCCTCTCACTCACGTGCTCCAGTCGTAGCCCGTTGGCTCTGGGTTGCTGCGGACATTGCACATCAAGGTGGCCTCACTACGGCCGAGGTACCAGTTATCATCGTAGCCAGAGATGGAGACCTCAGGGGGGTCTGGAGGAAATGGGGCACTGGCTCAGAGACAGGCATGATCCCAGGGCGGTGGACAGATTAGCTACTAGACAGGAATCTTAGAAAAGAAGTGGTAGCAAGGGGCCCACCAGGGGACACAGTGGGTGCCTGGGCTGTCTCCGCTAAGGCCACTGTAGGAAACTTTGAGGACATTATTATTCAGGGCTGCTGGCGTCCAAGGAGCCACCACAGATAACATGTGTGTGGTATGTGCACTACCCCCCCATGCCCCCCATTAGGGATTGTACCATTGGGCTACCATTGCCCCAGtctctattttgagacagggtctttctaagttgctgagactggcctcaatcttgggatcctcctgcctcagcctcccaagtagctggaattacataTACATACTGTACCCAGCTGTatgtgatgtttttttttttgtttgtttgtttgtttttgtggtgctggggattgaacccagggccttgtgcatgcaaaggcaagcactcgaccaactgagctgtgtcccAGCCCATGTATGTATTTCTCACATGCCCAGAGTGGACAACATGGGAGGGAGATGGCAAACAGTGCCTGCCCGCCCGCATAGACAATGGGAAGACTGGTATAGACGAGGCTGGGGGAAGCCTGTGCACATGTTGTGCAGATGACTGTGGCCCCAGGGAGCCAGTGCAGACCAGGTTGGGGAGCCAGTGTAAATGCAGGCATGGCCTGGCCAGCTGGGGTACCTAAAGTGAGTGGGGCATGGGGTGGGTGTGGACAGTGAGCAGACTCTTGGTACAGTTAGTATCTGCCAGGGTCTGTGAAGAGTGCTGAAGGTGCCTCTCTGGATGACATTTTGGGGTATCACCGTGGGCAGTTTCTGGAGGAACTGTCTTAGAAAAAACACATTGGGAGGGGTCAGAACCAACAGCCCAGAGAGGCCAAAGTAAACAATGCTGGGGAGCAGGAGTCTGCACAGCCTTCCCTGGGAGTCACTCTAGACAGTGTCCCTGGGAGACGACCTCAACAGTGTGGGAAACAGGGTGGACACTGTTGGGAGGACAGCGTGGACCATGGCCCAGGGCAGTTGGGAAGGACAGTCAGGGCACTGGGTGATGTTGGGGGTAGGTGAATGCTAAAAACCAGATCTCtgggcaggcatggtggcacacacccgtgATCCCAGGAcctcgggaggctgaagtaggaggataccaagttcaaggccaatctcagcaatttagtaaggccctacacaactcagtgggaccctgtcccaaaataaaatacaaaataaggttggggatgtggctcagtggtcaagggcccctgagctcaatccctggtatcccccagACAAATAAAAACCCCAGATCTCTGCAGTGGAGAAAGAAAAACCCCAACATATTTGGCAGCTTCCTTGTGCGTAACCCCAAGGCTGATCTCACTACCAATCAGACGGCACTGGATGCAGAACTGGGAGAAATTCCCCTCCACGCCCACCTCAGATGACCCATGGGGGCTACGTGGCAAGAGCCCTGTGAAGTCAGCGTGGACACAAGAAGCTGGTCCCAGGAGCCAGTATAGACAGTGGGCAGGAGGGCAGCACAGGACGGGGTCAAGGAACCAACGCAAGCAGTGGAGCCGGTGTTGGGGGGCAGGGTCCCCTCAGGGGCACTCACAGCGCACGGAGAGCTTCACGGGCAGCAGGACCGGCTCCTCCAAGGTCTCATGCTCCACTTTACAAGTGATCGTGACCCCATCCACTTGGCCCAAGGGCACCGAAGTGTAGCGGCTGGTGACCGTGACTGTGCCTGGCGAGGGCCCCGGCTCCTGGCTCTCTCTGGCCTCCCCTTCCAGGGTGGAGATCCAGGTGATCCGGGCAGGCGGGCGGCCCCCCGAGGAGACGCAGCGGGCCACGGGCATGGGCTCCAGGCTGAACGTGACCTCCTGGGCTTCGGCGCGGTTCTGAGGCTGAGCTGGGGAGAGGAGCAGAGCGTCACTGCGGATGCTGGCGGTTCCAGTCCCAGCTCTGCTGCCCACAGGCGGGGGCTGGGGACAGGCACCTTGCCGCGTCTCAGTTTCATCTCAGGTCAGATGGGGACAACGGTGGATCAGAGATCGACACGTCCAggttgaaggaaggaaggaggggggagaGCCGCTGGCGCCCACTGAGAGGCCCAGCAGCCCTGACTGTCCCATCCATCGGGTCCTCCTGCCGCCTCCGGCTGCCCTCCCACCCAGTCTGTGGAGGGTCCCTGGGACCCTCAGGAGCCCAAAACTTCCACCTCCCCTGGGAGACGCCTGGCTCAGGGAGCCCAGCTGGGGCTGCCTCAGTTGAGGGTTCCAGGAACCCCCCACCCGCCACCCCTCGGTCCCCACACCTGCCCAGTTCCGGATGGCGGACTCCAGCCCAGGCCTCCCTTCCTCAGGGAACTTCTCTGACCTGTCTGCCTTTCTCTTCATAGTGGCTCATGTGTCACCTGCTTTTCCGCGAGGGAGGGGCCTGGCTGCTTCATTCTTTGTTCCCATATTGCCTTGTGCTTAGGGAGTGTCCCCGGCGCTCCTTCGTCAtcattaccattattatttttagttgcagatggacacatacctttatttatttatttttatgtggtgctgaggatggagcccagcaTCTCGcctatgctaggcgagcgctctaccactgagccacaaccccagcgccccctttattattaattaattaattaattaactaattaattttgcagtgctgggatgaAATTGAGGGCCAAGTGCAAGCTAGGCAAGGCCCCTACTAGCGACCAGGCCCTtggaacctctctctctctctttttggtaccagggattgcactcagggccctcgaccactgagtcccatccccagccctattttgcattttatttagagacagggtctcactgagttgcttagtgcctcgcttttgctgaggctggctttgaacttgagatcctcctgcctcagcctcctgagcctggcTACTGCAGTATTTCTCTTGGAGAGAACAAATGATTGCACAAGAAGAGGGACTTCCACAGGGGCGGGAGCAGAGCTGCCCGAGTTATGGAAACAGTCGTGATTCAGGGCTCCTTGCAGAGGGAAGCACTacccagggaggggagagggtgacTTCCAACTCTCTGGGGCTGAGAAGGGGAAAATAAAGCATCCAAAGTGATGTGGCTTCAGAAAGTTGCTGAGGGAAGGTGGCATCCTGGGGGATTTCCAAGAGTCAGTGAGAAAGAGCAGCCCTTGACCAGCTGCTATCCCAGGTCCCTCCTGCTGGAGTCAGAGTCtgggagtgtttttttttttgtactagggattgaactcagaggcacttaaccactgagccacatccacagccccttttattttttttattttgagacaggatctctctaagttgcttaggaccttggtaaattgctgaagctgactttgaactcgccatcctcctgtctcagcctcccaaaatgctgggattaaaggcaggcGCCACTGCACGGGCCGACTTACTCTCTTAGTTTTGTTCTATGGTTTACTCGCTGGCGCCCCCTGTCTGGAGTGGGAGCCCTTACAGCACAGGGAGTCCTGTCTTGACTGCTTTCtccccagagcccaggagggTGCCTGGGCATAGTAGATGCTCACTAAGTATTTGTTGGAAGAATGCCTTGTTGGTCGTGGTATCCTTGGCATGTGGAAAGGCAgcgggcacacagtaggtgctccatGGGCATCTGTCGACTGACTGAGTACGGCAGGAAAGTCACCAGCTGAGACAGAGAAAACAGACGGGTGGGGGATTGCTCCGGTCGCAGCTCACCTATGACTTTCAGCCAGGTCACCCCCCGGCGCGTGCCGTTGGGGAAGGTGGCGAACTCGCAGGTGTAGTTGCCCTCGTCCTCCACCATCAGTCCCTGGAAGGCCAGCGTGGCATCCCACAGGTCTGCCTTTGCGCCTTGCCCAGCTCTGACGAAGGACAGTCGCTCCTTGCTGGACTGCGGGCTGGGGTAGTGGACGCCGTAGGAGGGGTGGAAGGCCGCCACGGCCGCTGCATCCAGGCGCTGCCAGGTCACCTGAGAGATGCGCACTTCCGAGGTGGGTGGCAGCAGGTGGCACGGCAGCTCCACGGTGCCTCCCAGGCGGCCCCGCACCTCTGGTAGCACCTGAACCCGCACATCCTGGGCtcctggggagaggagggggacagGTCAGGTAGACAAGGGACCAGGACCTCCAGCCAGGCTGGGCCGGGGTACGCAGGGGGAGACTGGCCCGCGTGGGACGGAGGAGGCTCTTCCGCCAAAGAAGCCAGTTACTTTCTGAGGAAAG is a window of Ictidomys tridecemlineatus isolate mIctTri1 chromosome 15, mIctTri1.hap1, whole genome shotgun sequence DNA encoding:
- the Nectin2 gene encoding nectin-2 isoform X3 — encoded protein: MARVAVLPPSRLSPTLPLPLPLLLLLLLRETGAQDVRVQVLPEVRGRLGGTVELPCHLLPPTSEVRISQVTWQRLDAAAVAAFHPSYGVHYPSPQSSKERLSFVRAGQGAKADLWDATLAFQGLMVEDEGNYTCEFATFPNGTRRGVTWLKVIAQPQNRAEAQEVTFSLEPMPVARCVSSGGRPPARITWISTLEGEARESQEPGPSPGTVTVTSRYTSVPLGQVDGVTITCKVEHETLEEPVLLPVKLSVRYPPEVSISGYDDNWYLGRSEATLMCNVRSNPEPTGYDWSTISGTFPASAVVQGPQLLVHSVDRLVNTTFICTVTNAVGTGRAEQLVLVRDTPQASSRDAGLLVWGAVGGTLLVLLLLAGGSLAFILLRVRRRKSPGGGGIGDRGSYDPKTPMFGNGVPVFWKPPSPGPMRPEGKDEEDEEEDEEAKAEEGLMLPPCPALKDDMESHLDGSLISRRAVYV
- the Nectin2 gene encoding nectin-2 isoform X2 — encoded protein: MARVAVLPPSRLSPTLPLPLPLLLLLLLRETGAQDVRVQVLPEVRGRLGGTVELPCHLLPPTSEVRISQVTWQRLDAAAVAAFHPSYGVHYPSPQSSKERLSFVRAGQGAKADLWDATLAFQGLMVEDEGNYTCEFATFPNGTRRGVTWLKVIAQPQNRAEAQEVTFSLEPMPVARCVSSGGRPPARITWISTLEGEARESQEPGPSPGTVTVTSRYTSVPLGQVDGVTITCKVEHETLEEPVLLPVKLSVRYPPEVSISGYDDNWYLGRSEATLMCNVRSNPEPTGYDWSTISGTFPASAVVQGPQLLVHSVDRLVNTTFICTVTNAVGTGRAEQLVLVREMPNTAGAGATGGIIGGIIAAIIATAVAATGILICRQQQKEQRLQGAEEEDDLEGPPSYKPPTPKAKLEEPEMEMPRYHELPTLEERSGPLLLGATSLGAPVLVPPGPPTVEEVSLDLDEDEEEEEEEEDYLDKINPIYDALSYPSPTDSYQGKGFVVSRAMYV
- the Nectin2 gene encoding nectin-2 isoform X1, coding for MARVAVLPPSRLSPTLPLPLPLLLLLLLRETGAQDVRVQVLPEVRGRLGGTVELPCHLLPPTSEVRISQVTWQRLDAAAVAAFHPSYGVHYPSPQSSKERLSFVRAGQGAKADLWDATLAFQGLMVEDEGNYTCEFATFPNGTRRGVTWLKVIAQPQNRAEAQEVTFSLEPMPVARCVSSGGRPPARITWISTLEGEARESQEPGPSPGTVTVTSRYTSVPLGQVDGVTITCKVEHETLEEPVLLPVKLSVRYPPEVSISGYDDNWYLGRSEATLMCNVRSNPEPTGYDWSTISGTFPASAVVQGPQLLVHSVDRLVNTTFICTVTNAVGTGRAEQLVLVREMPNTAGAGATGGIIGGIIAAIIATAVAATGILICRQQQKEQRLQGAEEEDDLEGPPSYKPPTPKAKLEEPEMPSQLFTLGASEHSPLKTPYFDAGISCAEQEMPRYHELPTLEERSGPLLLGATSLGAPVLVPPGPPTVEEVSLDLDEDEEEEEEEEDYLDKINPIYDALSYPSPTDSYQGKGFVVSRAMYV